One segment of Scomber scombrus chromosome 3, fScoSco1.1, whole genome shotgun sequence DNA contains the following:
- the LOC133977979 gene encoding taste receptor type 1 member 3 gives MAAPFSVLVLYWAFRPSCSVSSPEWFQNISTSLFNLSGDIMLGGLFPINELTSNLSLRSEPNNISCERINDYGLGIALVMKYAVEEINGNQMLLPGIKLGYEIYDTCSKSAVIVKPTISFLAEKSSRMLSVECNYTNYETSMAAVIGPDTSEMVSVIGKLMGFFLIPQISFGATSDKFSDKLLYPSFLRTVPSDKYQVEAIVLLLKEFHWKWVAIVGSEEEYGKQGVQEFSKIAQNMSICVAYQGLIPVYTDPEPLVKTIAEKIKVANVGVVVVFAIPESAEIFFKEVIRRNMIGVWIASTSWAIHNRLTSLTNIQKIGTIIGFTDKTQNLDLFTPYTKELFTKMSQERMKMSPLVPKSNIPDSPCPQCWDLSPANISLVEVPSVQRKAFSVYAAIYSVAQALHNMLGCNSKACMRGAETKIYPWKLLKILQNTSMDLKGTHVEFDRNGNPNIGYNLIEWVWKDSYLDFIPVGSFENELSINKSLFKWYTENKTVPQSTCSAECGSGQVHRVKGFHSCCFDCIDCVPGTYQANKDDIQCSKCPEGQWSLIRSTNCTKPTFNVLSWDTPEALIITLAVVLLLVCQGSVGVVFLRHRGTPLVMSSGGTLTFVVLLSLMGACLSLLLFLGQPGDVVCRLQLPFTSIFQTVALSIITSISLQIFVVTEFPQKAASHLHTIRGPLTWLFVMAFCVVQAGFCGWFVQEGPSLSKHLATMNIDFVTAFLSCPVSPSIGYALMQGLNFVMALISFMCTFIAVKPLHQYNLARDITFSSLIYCVIWVTFIPVYIGLTEKRRSIVQISLTLAGIFGLVAAYYFPKCYLLLRKPELNISEQFCTFLEGVPPTPSQEEPQSQPEAAQ, from the exons ATGGCTGCACCTTTCAGTGTGCTGGTTCTGTACTGGGCGTTTAGACCTAGCTGCAGTGTGAGTTCACCTGAATGGTTTCAGAACATTTCCACCAGCCTCTTCAATTTATCTGGGGACATTATGCTGGGAGGGCTCTTTCCTATCAACGAATTGACCAGCAACCTCAGCCTGAGGAGTGAGCCTAACAACATCAGCTGTGAAAG AATAAATGACTATGGACTGGGCATTGCTCTAGTGATGAAATATGCAGTGGAGGAGATCAACGGAAACCAAATGTTGCTCCCTGGCATCAAGTTGGGTTATGAAATATATGACACATGCAGCAAATCTGCTGTCATTGTGAAGCCTACCATTTCTTTCCTCGCTGAAAAATCAAGCAGAATGTTATCTGTGGAGTGTAATTACACCAACTATGAGACCAGCATGGCAGCTGTCATTGGTCCTGATACCTCAGAAATGGTGTCCGTCATTGGAAAACTCATGGGATTCTTTTTGATACCACAG ATTAGCTTTGGTGCCACCAGTGACAAATTCAGTGACAAACTTCTCTACCCATCATTCTTACGCACGGTGCCCAGTGACAAATATCAAGTGGAAGCCATTGTGCTTCTGCTAAAGGAGTTTCATTGGAAATGGGTGGCAATTGTGGGCAGTGAAGAGGAGTATGGAAAACAGGGTGTTCAGGAATTCTCCAAAATAGCACAGAATATGTCTATCTGTGTGGCCTATCAGGGGCTGATTCCAGTATACACAGACCCTGAACCACTGGTCAAAACCATTGCTGAGAAAATCAAAGTGGCCAACGTCGGAGTAGTAGTGGTCTTTGCTATCCCAGAATCGGCAGAGATCTTTTTTAAAGAG GTTATCAGGAGAAATATGATTGGCGTTTGGATTGCCAGCACAAGTTGGGCAATCCATAACCGACTGACTTCCCTCACCAATATCCAAAAAATCGGTACAATTATTGGGTTCACTGACAAAACACAGAACCTGGATCTGTTCACCCCCTACACAAAGGAGCTCTTCACTAAAATGAGCCAGGAGAGGATGAAGATGTCCCCTCTGGTACCAAAGTCCAACATTCCAGACAGTCCTTGCCCACAATGTTGGGACTTGTCacctgctaacattagcttagtAGAAGTTCCCTCTGTGCAGCGCAAGGCTTTCAGTGTGTATGCTGCCATCTACAGTGTGGCACAAGCATTGCACAACATGTTGGGATGCAATTCAAAAGCCTGTATGCGTGGAGCTGAAACCAAAATCTATCCCTGGAAG CTACTGAAGATTTTACAGAATACTTCTATGGACTTAAAGGGCACGCATGTAGAGTTTGACAGAAATGGAAACCCAAACATAGGATACAATTTGATTGAGTGGGTTTGGAAAGACTCATATTTGGACTTCATACCTGTTGGAAGCTTTGAAAATGAACTGTCTATCAACAAGTCTCTCTTCAAATGGTACACTGAAAACAAAACG GTCCCCCAGTCCACCTGTTCAGCAGAATGTGGGAGTGGCCAGGTGCACAGAGTCAAAGGCTTTCATTCATGCTGTTTTGATTGTATTGACTGTGTGCCAGGCACTTACCAGGCTAACAAGG ATGACATCCAGTGTTCTAAGTGTCCTGAAGGCCAGTGGTCCCTAATCCGTAGCACTAATTGCACTAAACCCACCTTTAACGTTTTGTCCTGGGACACACCTGAGGCCCTGATCATAACACTGGCTGTGGTGCTGCTCCTGGTATGTCAGGGGTCAGTGGGTGTTGTGTTCCTGAGACACAGGGGTACCCCGTTGGTAATGTCCTCAGGAGGAACACTGACTTTTGTGGTTCTACTCAGCTTGATGGGAGCTTGCCTcagtctgctgctcttcctGGGGCAGCCAGGGGACGTGGTGTGTCGTCTTCAGCTGCCTTTCACCTCCATTTTCCAAACAGTCGCACTCTCCATTATTACGTCCATCTCACTGCAG ATATTCGTCGTGACAGAGTTCCCACAGAAGGCTGCCTCTCACCTGCATACGATAAGAGGCCCCCTGACCTGGCTGTTTGTGATGGCCTTCTGTGTTGTGCAGGCTGGTTTCTGTGGCTGGTTTGTTCAGGAGGGACCTTCACTATCTAAACATTTAGCAACTATGAATATAGACTTTGTGACGGCCTTCCTGTCATGTCCTGTATCACCCTCGATAGGATATGCCTTGATGCAAGGTTTGAACTTTGTAATGGCCCTTATATCATTCATGTGCACCTTCATAGCAGTGAAACCACTTCATCAATATAACCTTGCCAGAGACATCACCTTTTCCAGCTTAATCTACTGTGTGATTTGGGTGACCTTTATTCCAGTCTACATAGGATTGACTGAAAAGAGAAGGTCTATTGTCCAAATTTCTTTAACCCTGGCAGGCATATTCGGACTGGTGGCAGCTTACTACTTCCCAAAATGCTACTTGCTTTTGAGGAAACCTGAGCTCAATATCTCAGAGCAATTCTGTACCTTCCTAGAGGGTGTCCCACCAACACCATCTCAGGAAGAGCCTCAGTCACAGCCAGAGGCAGCGcaataa